A single genomic interval of Drosophila virilis strain 15010-1051.87 unplaced genomic scaffold, Dvir_AGI_RSII-ME tig00001822, whole genome shotgun sequence harbors:
- the LOC138911648 gene encoding uncharacterized protein produces MFDEGASANENETTSANQVVVGTQAAVLKVKTKNFCDLVNRLSSELDPVRLRDVDDYDLQDYICMASDLQAKFDTVYDSLLDVSQASVEEDLQSSFELIIRRLRVSLQRERGNRSKIQQTPHCATFNLAAADEPRSTFVVPNHSRLPQLKLPEFSGGYTEWSDFSNMFITIIDKDSYLNNIEKLQHLRSCLKGIALDTIRSLEMSNADYAAASELLDKRFNNERLDFQAHIVEILGLRKVDKGAMTQLLEFSDKVNSHLRALKSMGSVEQIAGCIIVHTLLQKLDSATQASWEDDAPLDVIPSCEGLQLSLEALSNAGKYGSRDGNVHAWLPGGPEQQ; encoded by the coding sequence AtgtttgatgaaggtgcaagtgcaaatgaaaatgagacGACATCTGCTAATCAAGTGGTGGTTGGAACACAGGCTGCAGTTCTTAAAGTAAAGACTAAGAATTTTTGTGATCTTGTCAATAGATTGTCCTCTGAACTTGATCCCGTGCGACTTCgcgatgttgatgactacgacctgcaagattacatatgcatggcatctgacttgcaggcgaaatttgaCACAGTCTATGACAGTTTGTTGGATGTGAGTCAGGCTAGCGTTGAAGAGGATCTTCAGTCAAGTTTTGAGTTAATTATTAGGCGGCTACGAGTGTCCCTTCAACGCGAGCGGGGAAATCGAAGCAAGATTCAGCAGACTCCACATTGCGCCACTTTCAATTTAGCCGCAGCCGATGAGCCGCGCTCtacttttgttgttccaaACCACTCTCGATTGCCTCAGCTTAAATTGCCGGAGTTTAGTGGAGGCTACACAGAATGGTCGGACTTCTCGAATATGTTCATCACGATCATTGATAAGGATTCGTATTTGAACAATATTGAAAAACTTCAGCATCTACGGTCATGCCTCAAAGGAATAGCGCTGGATACAATTCGTTCGTTGGAAATGTCAAACGCTGATTATGCTGCCGCTTCagaactgcttgataagcgttttaatAACGAGCGTCTTGATTTTCAGGCACATATTGTTGAAATTTTGGGTTTAAGAAAGGTGGATAAGGGTGCGATGACACAACTGCTCGAATTCTCAGATAAGGTCAACTCTCATTTACGtgctttaaaatcgatgggcagtGTGGAGCAGATCGCCGGCTGCATCATAGTACACACACTGCTGCAAAAACTAGATAGCGCTACGCAAGCTAGCTGGGAGGATGATGCGCcgttggacgtcataccatcatGTGAAGGCTTACAGCTTTCATTGGAAGCGTTGTCAAATGCTGGAAAATACGGATCACGCGACGGCAATGTACACGCCTGGCTCCCAGGTGGGCCAGAACAACAGTAG
- the LOC6636776 gene encoding N-acetylglucosamine-6-sulfatase isoform X1: MIKVLVRISFVLYFYHTFGFMRKLSAPNVLLVLSDDQDVELHGLYPLQQTLKHYSKYGTKFTNAFTSTPICCPARASLLTGQYAHNHRTINNSLSGGCNGLYWRTMFEPRSLPMLLQKHGYQTFFAGKYLNQFKGAEVPHGWDEFYGLHGNSRYYNYTLRENTKNVSFTDIYLTDLLRDKAAEFIRNSTRNRHSKPFFAMVSPPAAHEPFTPAPRHEGVFSQVRALRTPSFNAPDKNKHWLVRSAQHLSNDSVFTIDKYFQRRWETLLAVDEMMVTLVTVLNETQCLDNTYIIFTSDNGYHLGQFAQPFDKRQPYDTDIKVPLLIRGPGVPAGRLMDMPVSLVDLTPTILEWVGLSVPNYIDGRSFKSELLKEQQKNKKLQFSKQRVLLIEYWGEGNDDTYNPACPGHRTDHLAQCTLDADCHCQDSWNNTYTCIRDFRYNLDRIYCEFRDTENFLEAYDLHQDPYQLQNIVYELLPMERALYGLLLQNLTKCTGRTCNI; this comes from the exons ATG ATTAAGGTTCTCGTGAGAATTAGTTTTGTGTTGTACTTTTACCATACCTTTGGATTTATGCGAAAATTGTCCGCACCAAATGTGCTTTTAGTATTAAGTGATGATCAGGATGTAGAACTACACGGTCTGTATCCACTACAGCAAACTTTGAAACATTATAGCAAGTATGGCACAAAATTTACCAATGCCTTTACTAGTACGCCGATTTGTTGTCCCGCGCGAGCAAGCCTATTAACTGGACAGTATGCACACAACCATAGGACAATCAATAATTCATTAAGTGGTGGCTGCAATGGCCTTTACTGGCGTACAATGTTCGAGCCACGCTCGTTGCCTATGCTATTACAGAAGCATGGCTATCAAACATTCTTTgctggcaaatatttaaaccaaTTTAAAGGCGCTGAAGTTCCACATGGCTGGGATGAGTTTTATGGCCTCCACGGGAATTCGCGTTATTATAACTATACACTGCgtgaaaacacaaaaaatgtgAGCTTTACGGATATATATTTGACAGACCTGTTGAGGGACAAAGCGGCGGAATTTATTCGTAATTCAACAAGGAATCGTCATTCGAAACCATTTTTTGCAATGGTATCTCCCCCAGCCGCTCACGAACCGTTCACACCAGCCCCGCGTCATGAAGGGGTATTTTCTCAAGTGCGAGCGTTACGCACTCCTAGCTTTAACGCTCCCGATAAGA ATAAACATTGGTTGGTCAGATCAGCTCAGCATTTGTCAAATGACTCGGTCTTCACAATAGATAAGTATTTTCAGAGGCGGTGGGAAACGCTGCTAGCGGTTGATGAAATGATGGTGACTTTGGTAACAGTGCTTAATGAAACCCAATGCCTTGACAATACTTACATCATCTTCACTTCTGATAATGGTTACCACTTAGGACAATTTGCGCAGCCTTTTGATAAACGACAACCTTATGATACTGACATCAAAGTTCCATTACTTATCCGTGGACCAGGCGTACCAGCCGGCCGCTTGATGGACATGCCCGTCAGTTTGGTAGACCTAACGCCTACCATACTGGAATGGGTTGGTTTGTCGGTCCCAAATTATATAGATGGTCGCTCTTTTAAAAGTGAGTTGCTAAAggagcaacagaaaaataaaaagctgcAATTTTCCAAACAACGTGTATTGCTCATTGAGTATTGGGGTGAAGGAAACGACGATACATATAATCCGGCTTGCCCAGGACATCGTACTGACCATTTAGCGCAATGTACTTTGGATGCAGATTGTCATTGCCAAGATTCATGGAACAATACATACACGTGTATTCGTGATTTTCGGTACAACCTCGATCGCATCTATTGTGAGTTCCGGGATACTGAG AATTTTCTTGAGGCATACGATTTGCACCAAGACCCCTATCAGTTACAAAATATCGTTTACGAACTTCTTCCTATGGAACGAGCTCTATATGGACTGTTACTTCAAAACCTTACGAAATGTACTGGCAGAACGTgcaatatttga
- the LOC6636776 gene encoding N-acetylglucosamine-6-sulfatase isoform X3 produces the protein MIKVLVRISFVLYFYHTFGFMRKLSAPNVLLVLSDDQDVELHDKHWLVRSAQHLSNDSVFTIDKYFQRRWETLLAVDEMMVTLVTVLNETQCLDNTYIIFTSDNGYHLGQFAQPFDKRQPYDTDIKVPLLIRGPGVPAGRLMDMPVSLVDLTPTILEWVGLSVPNYIDGRSFKSELLKEQQKNKKLQFSKQRVLLIEYWGEGNDDTYNPACPGHRTDHLAQCTLDADCHCQDSWNNTYTCIRDFRYNLDRIYCEFRDTENFLEAYDLHQDPYQLQNIVYELLPMERALYGLLLQNLTKCTGRTCNI, from the exons ATG ATTAAGGTTCTCGTGAGAATTAGTTTTGTGTTGTACTTTTACCATACCTTTGGATTTATGCGAAAATTGTCCGCACCAAATGTGCTTTTAGTATTAAGTGATGATCAGGATGTAGAACTACACG ATAAACATTGGTTGGTCAGATCAGCTCAGCATTTGTCAAATGACTCGGTCTTCACAATAGATAAGTATTTTCAGAGGCGGTGGGAAACGCTGCTAGCGGTTGATGAAATGATGGTGACTTTGGTAACAGTGCTTAATGAAACCCAATGCCTTGACAATACTTACATCATCTTCACTTCTGATAATGGTTACCACTTAGGACAATTTGCGCAGCCTTTTGATAAACGACAACCTTATGATACTGACATCAAAGTTCCATTACTTATCCGTGGACCAGGCGTACCAGCCGGCCGCTTGATGGACATGCCCGTCAGTTTGGTAGACCTAACGCCTACCATACTGGAATGGGTTGGTTTGTCGGTCCCAAATTATATAGATGGTCGCTCTTTTAAAAGTGAGTTGCTAAAggagcaacagaaaaataaaaagctgcAATTTTCCAAACAACGTGTATTGCTCATTGAGTATTGGGGTGAAGGAAACGACGATACATATAATCCGGCTTGCCCAGGACATCGTACTGACCATTTAGCGCAATGTACTTTGGATGCAGATTGTCATTGCCAAGATTCATGGAACAATACATACACGTGTATTCGTGATTTTCGGTACAACCTCGATCGCATCTATTGTGAGTTCCGGGATACTGAG AATTTTCTTGAGGCATACGATTTGCACCAAGACCCCTATCAGTTACAAAATATCGTTTACGAACTTCTTCCTATGGAACGAGCTCTATATGGACTGTTACTTCAAAACCTTACGAAATGTACTGGCAGAACGTgcaatatttga
- the LOC6636776 gene encoding N-acetylglucosamine-6-sulfatase isoform X2, with the protein MFEPRSLPMLLQKHGYQTFFAGKYLNQFKGAEVPHGWDEFYGLHGNSRYYNYTLRENTKNVSFTDIYLTDLLRDKAAEFIRNSTRNRHSKPFFAMVSPPAAHEPFTPAPRHEGVFSQVRALRTPSFNAPDKNKHWLVRSAQHLSNDSVFTIDKYFQRRWETLLAVDEMMVTLVTVLNETQCLDNTYIIFTSDNGYHLGQFAQPFDKRQPYDTDIKVPLLIRGPGVPAGRLMDMPVSLVDLTPTILEWVGLSVPNYIDGRSFKSELLKEQQKNKKLQFSKQRVLLIEYWGEGNDDTYNPACPGHRTDHLAQCTLDADCHCQDSWNNTYTCIRDFRYNLDRIYCEFRDTENFLEAYDLHQDPYQLQNIVYELLPMERALYGLLLQNLTKCTGRTCNI; encoded by the exons ATGTTCGAGCCACGCTCGTTGCCTATGCTATTACAGAAGCATGGCTATCAAACATTCTTTgctggcaaatatttaaaccaaTTTAAAGGCGCTGAAGTTCCACATGGCTGGGATGAGTTTTATGGCCTCCACGGGAATTCGCGTTATTATAACTATACACTGCgtgaaaacacaaaaaatgtgAGCTTTACGGATATATATTTGACAGACCTGTTGAGGGACAAAGCGGCGGAATTTATTCGTAATTCAACAAGGAATCGTCATTCGAAACCATTTTTTGCAATGGTATCTCCCCCAGCCGCTCACGAACCGTTCACACCAGCCCCGCGTCATGAAGGGGTATTTTCTCAAGTGCGAGCGTTACGCACTCCTAGCTTTAACGCTCCCGATAAGA ATAAACATTGGTTGGTCAGATCAGCTCAGCATTTGTCAAATGACTCGGTCTTCACAATAGATAAGTATTTTCAGAGGCGGTGGGAAACGCTGCTAGCGGTTGATGAAATGATGGTGACTTTGGTAACAGTGCTTAATGAAACCCAATGCCTTGACAATACTTACATCATCTTCACTTCTGATAATGGTTACCACTTAGGACAATTTGCGCAGCCTTTTGATAAACGACAACCTTATGATACTGACATCAAAGTTCCATTACTTATCCGTGGACCAGGCGTACCAGCCGGCCGCTTGATGGACATGCCCGTCAGTTTGGTAGACCTAACGCCTACCATACTGGAATGGGTTGGTTTGTCGGTCCCAAATTATATAGATGGTCGCTCTTTTAAAAGTGAGTTGCTAAAggagcaacagaaaaataaaaagctgcAATTTTCCAAACAACGTGTATTGCTCATTGAGTATTGGGGTGAAGGAAACGACGATACATATAATCCGGCTTGCCCAGGACATCGTACTGACCATTTAGCGCAATGTACTTTGGATGCAGATTGTCATTGCCAAGATTCATGGAACAATACATACACGTGTATTCGTGATTTTCGGTACAACCTCGATCGCATCTATTGTGAGTTCCGGGATACTGAG AATTTTCTTGAGGCATACGATTTGCACCAAGACCCCTATCAGTTACAAAATATCGTTTACGAACTTCTTCCTATGGAACGAGCTCTATATGGACTGTTACTTCAAAACCTTACGAAATGTACTGGCAGAACGTgcaatatttga